One stretch of Rhinolophus ferrumequinum isolate MPI-CBG mRhiFer1 chromosome 5, mRhiFer1_v1.p, whole genome shotgun sequence DNA includes these proteins:
- the LOC117022496 gene encoding putative MORF4 family-associated protein 1-like protein UPP gives MRPVDADEEREAEQDWERFLSPVLDAVRRDVTALEREHVRAHLRARRKLLEIESLLDAIKSEVEASEESALDPARSPGAEAEERVMKLCEKVEKKAVEAALMGKRIVEIHQQIDSYECC, from the coding sequence ATGCGGCCCGTGGACGCGGACGAGGAGCGGGAGGCCGAGCAGGACTGGGAGAGGTTCCTGAGCCCCGTGCTCGACGCCGTCCGCCGGGACGTCACCGCCCTCGAGCGCGAGCACGTGCGCGCGCACCTGAGGGCCCGCAGGAAGCTGCTGGAGATTGAGAGCCTGCTGGATGCCATCAAGAGCGAGGTGGAGGCGTCGGAAGAGAGCGCCTTGGATCCCGCCCGCAGTCCGGGCGCCGAGGCGGAGGAGAGGGTGATGAAGCTGTGCGAGAAGGTGGAGAAAAAGGCAGTGGAGGCCGCACTGATGGGGAAGCGGATCGTGGAAATCCACCAGCAAATAGACAGCTACGAGTGTTGCTGA
- the S100P gene encoding protein S100-P, translated as MTELETAMGMIIDVFARYSGAEGNKQSLTKGELKVLMEKELPGFLQSGRDKNTVDKLLKDLDANGDAEVDFNEFIVFVAALTSACHKYFQQP; from the exons ATGACGGAACTGGAGACTGCCATGGGCATGATCATTGATGTCTTTGCCCGGTACTCGGGGGCCGAGGGGAACAAGCAGAGCCTGACTAAGGGGGAGCTGAAGGTGCTCATGGAGAAAGAGCTCCCTGGCTTCCTGCAG AGTGGAAGGGACAAGAACACCGTGGACAAACTGCTCAAGGACCTGGATGCCAATGGAGACGCCGAGGTGGACTTCAATGAGTTTATAGTGTTTGTGGCTGCACTCACGTCTGCCTGTCACAAGTACTTCCAGCAGCCATGA